One genomic segment of Balneolaceae bacterium includes these proteins:
- the hemL gene encoding glutamate-1-semialdehyde 2,1-aminomutase — protein MLLKSEYLYNRAQQFIPGGVNSPARAFKSVGGVPVFFKKAKGSIITDEDGNEYIDYVGSWGPMILGHAYPAVIKAVQDASFNSTSFGAPTEIEIKMAELVQTMVPNVEKVRMVNSGTEACMSAIRVARGYTGKDKIIKFEGNYHGHGDSFLIKAGSGALTLGKPSSPGVTKGTAKDTLNADYNDLDSVEKLLKKNKDKVAAIIVEPVAGNMGCIPPQPGFLEGLRKLCDEHETILIFDEVMTGFRLARGGAQERFDVWADLVTFGKIIGGGLPVGAFGGKKEIMDVVAPVGPVYQAGTLSGNPLAMSAGYAQLSILEKHPELYVELEEKAEYLTKRLRVVLNQHEIDFHLNQVGSMTSVYFTDQKVTGFKTANTTDQELFKTFFHEMLKRGVYLPPSPFESWFLATTLTNKMLDKTVSAVDESLAVAKSKLG, from the coding sequence ATGTTGTTAAAAAGCGAGTATCTCTATAACCGAGCACAACAATTCATCCCGGGCGGAGTCAACTCTCCGGCCAGAGCCTTTAAATCTGTCGGCGGCGTCCCGGTGTTTTTCAAAAAGGCGAAGGGATCGATCATCACCGATGAAGACGGTAACGAGTATATCGATTATGTAGGTTCCTGGGGACCGATGATTTTGGGTCACGCTTATCCGGCTGTGATCAAAGCGGTTCAGGATGCGTCCTTTAATTCCACATCATTTGGGGCACCGACTGAGATTGAGATCAAGATGGCCGAGTTAGTTCAAACCATGGTGCCGAATGTGGAGAAGGTCCGGATGGTCAACTCCGGAACCGAAGCATGCATGAGTGCCATTCGGGTCGCCCGCGGATACACCGGCAAAGACAAAATCATCAAGTTTGAAGGAAACTATCACGGACATGGAGATTCATTCTTGATCAAAGCCGGAAGTGGCGCTTTGACTCTTGGTAAGCCGAGCAGTCCGGGAGTCACAAAAGGAACGGCTAAAGACACTCTTAATGCCGATTACAATGATCTCGATTCTGTCGAAAAACTCCTCAAAAAGAATAAGGATAAGGTAGCCGCCATCATCGTTGAACCGGTTGCCGGTAACATGGGTTGTATCCCGCCCCAACCCGGATTTTTGGAAGGATTGCGAAAACTTTGTGACGAGCACGAAACCATCCTCATTTTTGATGAAGTAATGACCGGATTCCGTCTTGCCCGCGGTGGAGCTCAAGAGCGATTTGATGTGTGGGCGGATCTCGTCACATTTGGAAAGATTATTGGCGGCGGGCTACCGGTCGGAGCTTTTGGCGGAAAGAAAGAGATTATGGATGTTGTGGCACCGGTTGGACCTGTGTATCAAGCCGGAACGTTGTCGGGAAATCCATTAGCAATGAGCGCCGGTTATGCCCAACTCAGTATCCTCGAAAAACATCCCGAGCTGTATGTTGAACTGGAAGAGAAAGCCGAATATTTGACGAAGCGGCTGCGGGTTGTTCTGAATCAACATGAGATCGATTTTCATCTGAACCAGGTCGGTTCTATGACCAGCGTCTATTTTACCGATCAAAAAGTAACCGGATTTAAAACCGCAAACACAACGGATCAGGAACTGTTCAAAACATTCTTCCACGAAATGTTGAAGCGGGGCGTGTATCTCCCACCATCACCCTTCGAAAGCTGGTTTTTAGCCACAACACTTACGAATAAGATGCTCGATAAAACCGTCTCGGCTGTGGATGAATCTCTGGCTGTTGCGAAATCGAAGCTGGGTTAA
- the htpX gene encoding protease HtpX produces the protein MKRVLLFLATNLAIIIVASITLSLLGVGSYLDGTGLNLQALLIFCFIFGMGGSFVSLLLSKKMAKWSMGVQIVENPQNSREEWLVRTIERQAKDAGIGMPEVGVFEAQQANAFATGSNRNKALVAISQGMLQRFDQDEIEAVLGHEIGHVANGDMITLALIQGVVNTFVMFLARVIGFVVDRVVLKNERGFGIGYFLTTIAAEIVLAILASTIVFWFSRRREFRADEAGARFGSRNGMINALQRLRKESEVPNQLPESMQAFGITGGKRSGLKALFMTHPPLEDRIAALQNMTD, from the coding sequence ATGAAACGAGTTCTCTTATTCCTTGCCACTAACCTGGCAATTATCATCGTTGCAAGTATTACCCTCTCCCTTTTAGGAGTTGGATCTTACCTGGACGGAACCGGATTGAACCTGCAAGCTCTCCTGATCTTTTGTTTTATTTTTGGGATGGGCGGATCGTTTGTATCCCTGCTTCTGTCCAAAAAAATGGCAAAATGGTCGATGGGAGTTCAGATTGTAGAAAATCCGCAAAACTCCCGCGAGGAGTGGTTGGTACGAACTATTGAACGGCAGGCAAAAGATGCCGGAATCGGTATGCCGGAAGTTGGGGTTTTTGAAGCTCAACAGGCAAACGCTTTCGCAACCGGTTCAAACCGAAATAAAGCGTTGGTTGCTATTAGCCAGGGAATGCTTCAGCGATTTGATCAGGATGAAATTGAAGCGGTACTGGGCCATGAAATTGGCCACGTTGCCAACGGCGATATGATTACCCTCGCCCTGATCCAGGGTGTCGTCAACACGTTTGTGATGTTCCTGGCGCGGGTGATCGGCTTTGTTGTAGACCGCGTTGTTCTCAAAAATGAAAGAGGGTTTGGAATTGGCTATTTCCTTACAACCATTGCAGCCGAGATCGTTTTGGCGATTCTTGCCTCCACGATTGTATTTTGGTTTTCAAGACGACGTGAGTTCCGGGCCGATGAAGCCGGTGCACGATTTGGAAGCCGCAATGGCATGATCAACGCATTGCAACGACTTAGAAAGGAATCTGAAGTGCCTAACCAACTGCCGGAATCGATGCAGGCATTTGGAATTACAGGTGGAAAAAGAAGTGGTTTGAAAGCCTTATTTATGACGCATCCACCACTGGAAGACCGAATTGCGGCGTTGCAAAATATGACGGATTAA
- the hemB gene encoding porphobilinogen synthase, whose product MSNFEYPYSRPRRLRSSDAVRKMVAENHLSADDFIAPLFVMEGEGKKEEIASMPDYYRFTIDLLLKEVEEIQSLGIQSVLLFAKVPDEKKDNEGTEALNADGLMQQTVRAIKKEFPDLIVMTDVALDPYSSYGHDGIVEDGQILNDESAELLAKMAVSHAEAGADFVAPSDMMDGRILLMREALEDAGFYNTGIMAYSAKYASSYYGPFRDALDSAPGFGDKKTYQMDPANVTEAVKEAVIDQQEGADIVMVKPGLPYLDVLRAVKEAVQIPVSVYNVSGEYAMIKAAAANGWLNEEEAMMEALIGFKRAGADLIATYFAKDAARLL is encoded by the coding sequence ATGAGTAATTTCGAATATCCATATTCACGCCCGCGCAGGCTCCGGTCATCCGATGCAGTACGCAAAATGGTCGCCGAAAACCATCTGTCTGCTGATGATTTCATCGCCCCTCTTTTTGTGATGGAAGGCGAAGGAAAAAAAGAGGAGATTGCTTCCATGCCGGATTACTATCGCTTTACGATTGATCTTCTGCTGAAAGAGGTTGAGGAGATTCAATCGCTTGGAATTCAGTCGGTGCTTCTGTTTGCCAAGGTTCCTGATGAGAAGAAAGATAATGAGGGAACTGAAGCGCTGAATGCCGATGGACTGATGCAACAGACCGTTCGCGCCATCAAAAAAGAATTTCCGGATTTGATTGTAATGACAGATGTAGCTCTCGATCCGTACAGCAGTTATGGTCATGACGGAATTGTTGAGGACGGGCAGATTCTCAATGACGAAAGCGCGGAGTTGCTTGCCAAAATGGCGGTGAGCCATGCAGAGGCCGGAGCCGATTTTGTGGCTCCCTCGGATATGATGGACGGCAGAATTTTGTTGATGCGTGAAGCTCTTGAAGATGCCGGATTTTATAACACCGGAATTATGGCATACAGCGCAAAATATGCATCGAGCTATTACGGCCCGTTTCGGGATGCGCTCGATTCAGCTCCCGGATTTGGCGATAAGAAAACATATCAAATGGACCCAGCAAACGTTACAGAAGCGGTAAAAGAAGCGGTTATCGATCAGCAGGAAGGTGCCGATATTGTAATGGTAAAACCAGGATTACCGTATCTTGATGTACTTCGCGCCGTAAAAGAAGCGGTGCAAATTCCGGTATCCGTGTACAACGTTTCCGGTGAATATGCGATGATCAAAGCGGCCGCAGCCAACGGCTGGCTAAACGAAGAAGAAGCGATGATGGAAGCGTTGATCGGTTTCAAACGAGCCGGCGCCGACCTGATCGCCACCTACTTTGCCAAAGATGCGGCACGATTGTTGTAG
- a CDS encoding M28 family peptidase, producing MKKYLATTLILSFFLAGCQSSPNIEEAAQTITQETLMNHIETLSSNEYEGRATASEGEEKTVNYLVNELESIGVEPGMDDGSYVQEFPLLGQTVDPSSASFVLKQNGQVLNDLEFRTDFVAWPSNQEEQVDVNDAELLYVGYGIQAPEFNWDDYKDADVEGKVLVFKNSDPSYDENLFGGEGRLYYGRWSYKFEKAAEMGALGAIIIHTTPTAGYGWNVVSNSWSGEQFYLKSAEGEASNMTTFDSWLTESTSAELFEAAGYDLNEMLEAADDPEFQPVPLDGITADVDLEANYSNMSSENVVGEIEGSDPDLMDEYIVFTAHLDHLGITTPVDGDSINNGAIDNAAGISTLLNLAKAYKEVEPEMRRSALFLFVSAEEMGLLGSKYWANNPTVHPGKISANFNMDGMQVYGPTEDVVLVGYGRNSITPVFEEYAEEAGRTVKPDPHPEQGYFYRSDHFSLAKKGVPAIFPNPGQDYIDKPEDWSETIDSVDTANYHSVNDEINEYWDPTGLVQDVRLFFRVSFDILNQDEMMKWNEGDEFQAARQQMIEEAPEN from the coding sequence ATGAAAAAATATTTAGCCACCACCTTAATTCTGTCTTTTTTCTTAGCTGGTTGTCAATCCTCTCCAAATATTGAGGAAGCCGCCCAAACCATCACACAAGAGACACTGATGAACCATATCGAAACTCTTTCTTCTAATGAATATGAAGGACGTGCCACCGCATCTGAGGGAGAGGAAAAAACGGTCAACTATCTCGTTAACGAACTTGAGAGTATTGGCGTGGAGCCGGGCATGGATGATGGCTCGTACGTACAGGAATTTCCGCTGTTGGGGCAAACAGTTGATCCTTCATCAGCTTCTTTTGTCCTCAAACAAAATGGACAGGTTCTGAACGATCTGGAGTTCCGTACAGATTTTGTTGCATGGCCATCTAACCAAGAGGAGCAGGTAGATGTAAATGACGCCGAACTTCTCTACGTAGGTTATGGAATACAAGCGCCGGAGTTTAACTGGGATGATTACAAAGATGCTGATGTGGAAGGTAAGGTGTTGGTCTTTAAAAACAGCGATCCGTCGTATGATGAAAATCTCTTCGGCGGGGAAGGTCGGCTTTATTATGGACGATGGAGTTACAAATTTGAAAAAGCAGCCGAGATGGGAGCGCTCGGGGCAATCATCATTCACACAACACCCACCGCTGGATATGGATGGAATGTGGTTTCCAACAGCTGGAGTGGAGAACAATTCTATCTGAAAAGCGCCGAAGGAGAAGCTTCTAACATGACGACCTTTGATAGCTGGCTGACCGAATCCACAAGTGCCGAACTGTTTGAAGCAGCAGGATATGATCTGAATGAAATGCTTGAAGCCGCCGATGATCCCGAGTTCCAACCGGTTCCGCTTGATGGAATTACAGCTGATGTGGATTTAGAGGCCAATTACAGCAATATGTCTTCTGAAAATGTGGTGGGAGAAATTGAAGGAAGTGACCCGGATTTGATGGACGAGTACATTGTGTTCACAGCCCATCTCGACCATCTCGGAATTACGACACCGGTTGATGGTGATTCCATCAACAATGGTGCGATTGACAATGCTGCTGGAATCAGCACGCTCCTGAATCTTGCAAAAGCGTATAAAGAAGTAGAACCCGAGATGCGGCGAAGTGCCCTGTTTTTGTTTGTGAGCGCTGAGGAGATGGGATTACTGGGATCCAAATACTGGGCAAATAATCCGACGGTTCATCCCGGAAAAATCTCCGCCAATTTTAATATGGATGGCATGCAAGTCTACGGCCCGACGGAAGATGTGGTTTTGGTTGGCTACGGACGAAATTCTATTACACCCGTCTTCGAAGAATATGCCGAAGAAGCCGGCCGAACAGTGAAACCTGACCCACACCCAGAGCAGGGATATTTTTACCGGTCTGATCATTTCTCACTTGCTAAAAAAGGAGTTCCCGCCATTTTTCCAAACCCGGGTCAGGATTATATTGACAAACCGGAAGATTGGAGCGAAACCATAGACAGCGTGGATACCGCTAATTACCACTCTGTGAATGATGAGATCAATGAATATTGGGATCCAACAGGATTAGTTCAGGATGTGCGGCTGTTCTTCCGAGTCAGTTTCGATATTCTCAATCAGGATGAGATGATGAAATGGAATGAAGGTGATGAATTTCAAGCCGCCCGGCAACAGATGATAGAAGAAGCCCCCGAGAATTAA
- a CDS encoding SDR family NAD(P)-dependent oxidoreductase has product MMNYYQHKTILITGAASGIGKLFAERVSEIEGVRLILWDLNSEALYETTDRLKENCKVDKSIIDITDANRVELEAERLIKQKLVPDLILNCAGIVAGKLFHEHRYQEIDKTIRVNVNGSMYVARAFLNKMIERGSGHIVNMASASGYIGNPKMSVYAASKWAVLGWTESLYLEMKQNRTGIDITAVIPSYIDTGMFEGVKAPLLTPILTTEDIVDRMLKGIAKRKRSIKAPFMVRFTPFLKGILPATLFDWIAGRVFGVYETMDSFKGRETK; this is encoded by the coding sequence ATGATGAATTACTACCAACATAAAACTATATTGATCACCGGCGCTGCCAGTGGAATTGGTAAACTTTTTGCTGAGCGAGTTTCAGAGATTGAAGGTGTCAGGCTGATTTTATGGGATCTGAACTCAGAGGCACTGTATGAAACGACCGATCGCTTGAAGGAAAACTGTAAAGTTGATAAATCCATCATCGATATTACCGATGCCAACCGTGTGGAGCTGGAAGCAGAGCGGTTGATAAAACAAAAATTGGTACCCGACCTGATACTCAACTGTGCCGGAATAGTAGCCGGTAAACTTTTCCATGAACATCGGTATCAAGAAATTGATAAAACGATCCGAGTGAATGTAAACGGCAGCATGTACGTAGCTCGTGCATTTCTTAATAAGATGATTGAACGCGGGTCGGGACACATTGTGAATATGGCATCGGCATCGGGCTACATCGGGAATCCAAAAATGAGCGTCTATGCGGCCAGCAAGTGGGCGGTGTTGGGGTGGACCGAATCGCTCTATCTTGAGATGAAACAGAATCGAACCGGAATTGATATCACTGCGGTAATTCCCAGTTATATTGATACGGGAATGTTTGAGGGAGTGAAAGCTCCACTTTTGACTCCAATTCTCACAACAGAAGATATCGTCGACCGAATGCTGAAAGGAATTGCAAAGCGAAAGCGATCGATTAAAGCTCCTTTTATGGTGCGATTCACTCCATTTCTAAAAGGGATTCTGCCGGCAACACTTTTCGACTGGATAGCTGGCCGTGTTTTTGGAGTGTATGAAACAATGGACTCATTTAAAGGACGAGAAACCAAATGA
- a CDS encoding aldehyde dehydrogenase, giving the protein MTDIEQVVANQKKCFREGRTRSFEARKEGLEKLKILVSENEKELCNAIKKDFGKPYFESFSTEIYTILHEIDFHLKNLQKWMEPESVGGPMVSFPSKSVIYKQPLGTVLIIGAWNYPIHLTLMPLIGAISAGNTSVLKPSEIAPETSSVLKTLISDFFDPGIITVVEGAVNTTTELLNQSFDKIFFTGSTRVGKIVMKAAAEQLIPVTLELGGKSPAIVHHDADIEVSARRIWWGKTINAGQTCVAPDFVTVHESVRDEFIDQSKKVLSEFFRDDYQPGENYTKIVNESHFERLVNLLENSDVIFGGIHKKETLFIEPSIIKADWNSEIMKEEIFGPLMPVLTYSDPSELIEKLRDKPSPLALYLFTKDSVFEEQIIEKVPFGGGCVNETVQHLGNPNLPFGGVGNSGMGSYHGKYSFDTFSRNQSVMKKTFWPDPDFRYPPYDDTIVSWFKRIFS; this is encoded by the coding sequence ATGACGGATATCGAACAAGTTGTCGCCAACCAAAAAAAGTGTTTCAGGGAGGGAAGAACCCGGAGTTTTGAGGCTCGGAAAGAGGGGCTTGAGAAGCTAAAAATTCTCGTTTCCGAAAACGAAAAGGAGCTGTGCAACGCCATTAAGAAAGATTTCGGGAAACCCTATTTTGAATCCTTTTCAACAGAGATCTATACCATTCTTCATGAGATCGATTTCCATCTGAAGAATCTGCAAAAGTGGATGGAACCGGAGTCGGTCGGCGGACCGATGGTTTCCTTCCCATCAAAAAGTGTGATTTATAAACAACCGCTCGGAACAGTACTGATTATTGGTGCCTGGAATTACCCGATTCATCTTACACTCATGCCATTGATCGGTGCAATTTCTGCCGGGAATACTTCTGTTTTAAAACCTTCTGAGATAGCCCCTGAAACGTCTTCTGTTCTCAAAACATTAATTTCTGATTTTTTTGATCCGGGTATAATCACTGTGGTGGAAGGTGCGGTGAACACAACGACCGAACTCCTCAACCAATCTTTCGATAAAATCTTTTTTACAGGAAGTACCCGCGTTGGAAAAATTGTAATGAAAGCCGCGGCTGAGCAACTGATTCCGGTCACGCTGGAGTTGGGCGGAAAGAGTCCGGCGATTGTTCATCATGATGCAGATATCGAGGTAAGTGCCCGGCGAATCTGGTGGGGCAAAACCATCAATGCAGGTCAGACTTGTGTGGCCCCGGATTTTGTGACGGTTCACGAATCCGTTCGGGATGAATTCATAGATCAATCAAAAAAAGTGCTGTCTGAGTTTTTCAGGGATGATTATCAGCCGGGCGAGAACTACACGAAAATTGTCAATGAATCCCATTTTGAGCGTCTTGTCAATCTTCTGGAGAATAGTGATGTGATTTTCGGAGGCATTCATAAAAAAGAAACTCTTTTTATTGAACCGTCAATTATTAAGGCTGATTGGAATTCGGAGATCATGAAGGAGGAAATTTTTGGCCCTTTAATGCCTGTATTAACGTATTCTGATCCATCTGAACTGATTGAAAAATTGAGAGATAAACCATCACCACTTGCTCTTTATCTGTTTACAAAAGACAGTGTATTTGAAGAGCAGATTATAGAAAAAGTGCCCTTTGGCGGTGGGTGTGTGAATGAAACGGTTCAGCATCTGGGAAATCCCAATTTGCCGTTTGGGGGAGTTGGGAACAGCGGAATGGGATCGTATCACGGCAAATACAGTTTTGATACATTCAGCCGAAATCAATCGGTGATGAAAAAAACGTTCTGGCCCGATCCCGACTTTCGATATCCGCCGTATGATGATACCATCGTTTCCTGGTTTAAGAGGATATTTTCGTGA
- a CDS encoding PIN domain-containing protein: protein MSIFIDTGPLYAFFDRRDQYNRWTGEQFANITEPLITCEAVIAETVFLMLGSGISPDNLFEFTQRDHLQILPVLSKVKGLERVREIISKYSNLPASVADASLLYLAESERESKIFTLDHHFTIYRTKKDKPVSLISPF, encoded by the coding sequence GTGAGCATATTTATTGATACAGGACCTTTATATGCATTTTTTGATCGAAGAGATCAATATAACCGGTGGACAGGAGAACAGTTCGCAAATATTACAGAGCCGCTCATTACTTGCGAAGCTGTAATCGCTGAAACCGTATTTTTAATGTTGGGGAGTGGAATCTCTCCAGACAACTTATTTGAATTCACACAACGTGATCACCTGCAAATTTTACCAGTACTGAGTAAGGTAAAAGGATTAGAAAGAGTCAGAGAAATTATTTCTAAATATAGCAACCTTCCTGCCTCTGTTGCTGATGCTTCTCTTTTGTACTTGGCAGAAAGTGAACGAGAATCCAAAATTTTTACATTGGATCATCATTTTACAATCTATCGAACTAAGAAAGATAAGCCGGTTTCACTGATAAGTCCTTTTTGA
- a CDS encoding YhdH/YhfP family quinone oxidoreductase, with protein MKSKTYKALLAEEKEGEFIQSIKKLNTGDLPNNDVLIRVHYSSLNYKDALSATGHKGITKKYPFTPGIDAAGIVEESQDDRFKSGDEVIVTSYDLGMNTPGGFGQYISVPGDWIVPLPDGLTLKESMMIGTSGLTAAIGVEKILGQHVKRKSGKVLVTGATGAVGSFGVALFAYLGFDVIAATGKLDQADFLKRLGGAKVIHRDEVSDVESKPMLSSKWVAALDTVGGSMLDAVLRQTAHNGVVACCGNVLGHKLHTNIYPFILRGVSLMGIDSGIALMQDRMRIWNKLADEWKPEVLDKLYIEEPLENLPEEIQRIQKGEQVGKVVVNL; from the coding sequence ATGAAATCAAAAACCTACAAAGCACTTCTCGCTGAAGAGAAAGAGGGAGAGTTCATTCAGTCGATCAAAAAGCTGAATACAGGTGATCTGCCGAATAACGATGTATTGATCCGCGTGCATTATTCCTCCCTCAATTATAAAGATGCACTTTCTGCCACGGGACATAAAGGAATCACAAAAAAATACCCATTTACTCCCGGAATTGATGCGGCTGGAATTGTGGAAGAAAGTCAGGATGATCGGTTTAAATCCGGAGATGAAGTTATTGTAACCAGTTACGATTTGGGAATGAACACTCCGGGCGGGTTTGGTCAGTATATCTCGGTTCCGGGGGATTGGATTGTACCGCTGCCTGATGGGTTGACACTGAAAGAGAGTATGATGATCGGTACGTCCGGGTTAACCGCCGCAATTGGGGTGGAAAAAATTTTGGGTCAACATGTGAAACGTAAAAGTGGAAAGGTGTTGGTGACCGGAGCAACCGGAGCTGTTGGATCTTTTGGAGTTGCCCTGTTTGCATATTTGGGATTTGATGTGATCGCAGCTACGGGAAAACTGGATCAAGCCGATTTTTTGAAAAGATTGGGAGGTGCTAAGGTGATCCATCGGGACGAAGTTTCGGATGTAGAGTCAAAACCGATGCTCTCCTCAAAATGGGTTGCTGCATTGGATACGGTTGGAGGATCTATGTTAGATGCCGTTTTACGTCAAACAGCTCACAACGGCGTGGTGGCTTGCTGCGGAAATGTATTGGGACACAAATTACACACAAATATTTATCCTTTCATCTTGAGGGGTGTTAGCTTAATGGGTATTGATTCGGGAATTGCTTTGATGCAAGACCGTATGAGAATTTGGAACAAATTAGCGGATGAGTGGAAACCTGAGGTTTTAGACAAATTATACATAGAAGAGCCGCTTGAAAATCTGCCCGAAGAGATTCAGCGTATTCAAAAAGGAGAGCAGGTGGGTAAGGTAGTTGTAAATCTTTAA
- a CDS encoding TorF family putative porin → MKLTKLLKSLLLTVVLTVIIGSTVAVNHAQAQELTPGVDFYSTYVWRGVAYSGPSIQPYVDFTAGGFTLGAWGSQGIDGIAGGGVSSNGFQEMDLYASYSFDFGLSLGITDYYYPGSLYFDGESHAFELNGGFSSGDFSISANYILNEAAGAGSAGGDTYFELGYGPVFVGGGDGWHSTDGDFAIVNVGVGASKEIEITDSFSLPISGAVVLNPDTEQFYILAGFSL, encoded by the coding sequence ATGAAATTAACGAAACTATTAAAATCTCTTTTATTAACTGTTGTACTTACTGTCATCATCGGCAGCACCGTTGCCGTTAACCACGCTCAAGCTCAGGAACTTACACCCGGAGTTGACTTCTACAGCACGTATGTATGGCGTGGTGTTGCGTATTCCGGCCCTTCCATTCAGCCCTATGTAGATTTCACCGCGGGTGGATTTACTCTTGGCGCGTGGGGATCACAAGGAATTGACGGAATAGCGGGCGGAGGAGTTTCCAGCAACGGCTTCCAGGAGATGGACCTTTACGCCTCTTACAGTTTTGATTTCGGGCTGAGCCTTGGAATCACGGATTACTACTATCCCGGTTCTCTTTACTTTGATGGAGAAAGTCATGCCTTTGAACTGAACGGCGGATTTTCATCTGGCGATTTCTCAATATCAGCAAACTATATTTTAAATGAAGCAGCAGGAGCCGGATCAGCCGGCGGTGATACCTATTTCGAGCTTGGTTATGGTCCCGTATTTGTTGGCGGGGGTGACGGATGGCACTCAACTGATGGCGATTTTGCAATCGTTAACGTGGGTGTAGGTGCCTCTAAAGAGATCGAAATTACGGACTCTTTCTCACTGCCAATAAGCGGTGCCGTGGTTCTTAATCCTGATACCGAACAATTTTACATTCTGGCAGGATTTTCTCTTTAA
- the amt gene encoding ammonium transporter: MKLRYGIIFTLLVLLLSASAFDVFETESIPAEEAATTTVIQTNGNEYTSMEEFQASTDFIKFTIDNLWILIAAFMVLMMHLGFATVESGLTQAKNAVNVIYKNVFIVTVGILLYAFVGFQIMYPGDFNGIFGFGGFGIGFDPSDPVSMLTPAYGMDMTIWTDFIFQAMFAATAATIVSGCVTGRIKLPSFMMFGVLLLAFSYPVTGSWVWGGGWLDSLGFYDFAGSTLVHGVGGAAGLACVILLGARTGKYEDGKIHGIPAHNIPLATVGVFILWLGWFGFNGGSVLNADPSTVSYVFVTTALAACAGALASMVTTQVVMKSLDAPMALNGILAGLVGITAGADAVSLMDAVIIGAIAGIIVVLSILMFDKLKIDDPVGAISVHGVCGIWGTVAVGIFSPDVSFGVQLLGTLSIVAFTFVFTLIVFGAIKATVGVRVSKEIESDGLDISEHGNQAYPDFSPVKTSQLGAFSD, translated from the coding sequence ATGAAGCTACGATATGGAATAATATTCACTTTACTGGTTCTGCTTCTCAGCGCTTCAGCATTTGACGTGTTTGAAACGGAGTCTATACCTGCTGAAGAAGCAGCAACTACAACAGTAATTCAAACGAATGGGAACGAATACACCTCTATGGAGGAGTTCCAGGCATCTACAGACTTTATCAAGTTTACGATTGATAATCTCTGGATCCTGATTGCTGCTTTCATGGTACTCATGATGCACCTGGGATTTGCAACCGTTGAAAGCGGTCTTACTCAAGCGAAAAATGCGGTAAACGTTATCTATAAAAACGTCTTTATTGTAACCGTTGGCATTTTGCTCTACGCCTTTGTGGGTTTCCAAATTATGTATCCGGGGGATTTCAACGGAATCTTCGGATTCGGAGGTTTTGGAATCGGATTTGACCCCTCAGATCCGGTCTCTATGCTCACTCCAGCATACGGCATGGATATGACGATATGGACAGATTTTATCTTCCAGGCTATGTTTGCAGCTACCGCGGCTACAATCGTTTCCGGTTGTGTAACGGGACGTATTAAATTACCCTCTTTTATGATGTTTGGTGTTTTACTGCTTGCATTCAGTTATCCTGTTACAGGAAGCTGGGTATGGGGCGGCGGCTGGTTAGATTCTCTCGGTTTTTATGACTTTGCGGGCTCTACCCTTGTTCACGGCGTAGGCGGCGCAGCCGGACTTGCTTGTGTAATCTTATTAGGTGCACGAACCGGTAAATATGAAGACGGAAAAATTCATGGAATACCCGCCCATAACATTCCACTTGCCACTGTGGGTGTATTTATTCTCTGGCTGGGCTGGTTTGGATTCAACGGTGGTTCTGTGTTGAATGCAGATCCATCAACCGTTTCTTACGTATTTGTAACAACCGCATTGGCAGCATGTGCCGGAGCATTGGCTTCTATGGTAACCACTCAGGTTGTTATGAAGTCACTCGATGCCCCTATGGCACTCAACGGTATTCTTGCCGGCCTGGTAGGAATTACAGCCGGTGCGGATGCAGTCTCATTGATGGATGCCGTTATTATTGGCGCCATTGCAGGGATTATTGTTGTGTTGTCAATCCTTATGTTCGACAAACTTAAAATTGACGATCCTGTCGGTGCAATTTCCGTTCACGGTGTTTGCGGTATCTGGGGTACTGTTGCTGTCGGTATCTTTTCGCCGGATGTAAGTTTTGGTGTTCAGTTGTTAGGTACCCTGAGCATTGTTGCTTTCACATTTGTCTTCACCCTCATTGTATTCGGGGCGATTAAAGCAACCGTAGGTGTTCGGGTATCCAAGGAGATTGAATCCGACGGACTTGATATTTCTGAACACGGCAACCAGGCCTATCCTGATTTCTCACCTGTTAAAACATCACAACTGGGTGCTTTTTCAGATTAA